In Paenibacillus sp. G2S3, a single window of DNA contains:
- a CDS encoding ABC transporter substrate-binding protein, with product MKPAYREIQGKRSKRVRFALFSTIMMIMLVLQACGNNAGGNEASATGGSNTEKSGGEATSNVPAVLNFGFIGSNKLNVPGGAEGWGFYKGIIQEELKKYGITEVKLTGFPNGPDQTESLISGRLDIGSLGDTPAIIAYASGAKTRLISQSSANTIGYLIGKKDGPKTVKDLQGKTIAIQKGSFMHRYVVGLLQEEGVTDYKLVHMLIPDATAALARGDVDATTNLGVPALKLIDQGYIHLDDASKHPNLLGTSATVVSEDYLAKFPDFPKVWNEAREKALADLKQHEDEYYQFLAEIGDTTPELAKQVNPISDIKDTAFTDEGTKLLEGTKNFLVEEKLAKKDFNISDWQLK from the coding sequence ATGAAACCAGCGTACAGAGAGATTCAAGGGAAACGATCTAAAAGGGTTCGATTTGCACTTTTTTCTACGATTATGATGATTATGTTGGTGCTTCAGGCTTGCGGAAATAACGCTGGGGGCAATGAAGCATCTGCAACCGGCGGCTCTAATACAGAGAAATCTGGAGGCGAAGCCACAAGTAACGTTCCAGCGGTACTGAACTTTGGTTTTATAGGCTCCAATAAGTTGAATGTGCCAGGTGGTGCGGAGGGCTGGGGCTTTTATAAAGGGATCATTCAAGAAGAGTTGAAGAAATATGGCATTACTGAAGTGAAGCTTACGGGCTTTCCAAACGGTCCTGATCAGACAGAATCTTTAATTAGTGGTCGGTTGGATATCGGCAGCCTTGGGGATACACCTGCTATTATTGCTTATGCCTCTGGTGCCAAGACACGTCTGATTTCACAATCCTCAGCCAACACTATCGGTTATCTAATCGGTAAGAAGGATGGACCAAAGACGGTGAAAGATCTGCAAGGGAAGACTATAGCCATTCAAAAAGGCTCCTTCATGCACCGCTATGTGGTTGGATTACTTCAGGAGGAAGGTGTAACTGACTACAAACTCGTGCATATGCTCATTCCGGATGCTACCGCAGCCTTGGCTCGTGGAGATGTAGATGCTACGACTAACTTGGGTGTTCCTGCGCTGAAATTAATTGACCAAGGCTACATTCATTTAGACGATGCCTCGAAGCACCCGAACTTGCTTGGCACTAGTGCAACTGTCGTGTCTGAGGACTATCTGGCGAAATTCCCTGACTTTCCGAAGGTGTGGAACGAAGCTCGTGAGAAAGCCTTGGCAGACTTAAAGCAGCACGAGGATGAATATTATCAATTTTTGGCTGAAATCGGAGATACGACACCAGAGCTGGCCAAACAAGTAAATCCGATCAGCGATATTAAGGATACCGCGTTCACAGACGAAGGAACCAAGCTACTTGAGGGGACCAAGAACTTCCTTGTCGAAGAAAAATTAGCGAAAAAAGACTTCAATATTAGCGATTGGCAGCTGAAATAA
- a CDS encoding ferredoxin family protein, producing the protein MIEVLSAARCVECNQCVSVCPTNVFERVEDGIPVIARQSDCQTCFMCELYCPVDALYVAPDSEKVIGVTEAGLQEQGLLGGYREKVGWGKGRQPVASHDFMYKLASRAGF; encoded by the coding sequence ATGATTGAGGTGCTCAGCGCTGCCAGATGTGTAGAATGCAACCAATGTGTATCGGTCTGCCCGACCAATGTCTTCGAACGGGTAGAGGATGGCATTCCTGTTATTGCCCGGCAGAGCGATTGCCAGACTTGCTTTATGTGTGAGTTGTATTGTCCTGTGGATGCTCTCTACGTTGCGCCAGATTCAGAGAAAGTGATTGGGGTGACAGAGGCAGGGCTTCAAGAGCAGGGACTACTTGGTGGTTATCGTGAAAAAGTAGGCTGGGGCAAAGGTAGACAGCCGGTGGCAAGTCATGACTTTATGTACAAATTGGCGTCGAGGGCAGGGTTCTGA
- a CDS encoding FAD-binding protein, producing MSGSIQKGSLHLVTDVLVIGGGPAGTWAALTASAKGAKVVLADKGYCGSSGATAPSGTGVWYVKPDEKLREEAKASRYILGGQLAESRWMDRVLDRTYANMNKLGVSGYPFPVDEQGNQYRKSLQGPEYMKLMRKLVKKAGVKILDHSPAMELLADEHGVAGAAGVHTQSGETWTVQAGAVVIATGGCAFLSKALGCNVLTGDGYLFAAEAGANLSGMEFSNAYAICPTFSSVTKTAYYNYASFYYEDGSIVEGAGSKKGRSVIARNLMAGNQVYAKLDGAPEDLRPLLRVGQTNFFLPFDRQGIDPFKDAFPVTLRLEGTVRGTGGIHITDESCGTGVPGLYAAGDAATRELICGGFTGGGSHNAAWAMSSGSFAGEGAAVYAQSLGSHVAQRNPVGLSSSPLVHQEVKPGVTAQTTEVVSAVQAEVKPYDINLFRTNKGLTSSLGRLDELWKEQRSREIQLTPEGVKAREAEAMTATARWMYNSALARTETRGMHKREDFKGTDQDQHHRLISGGLDQVWVKTEAVAKEGVLS from the coding sequence ATGAGTGGATCGATACAAAAAGGATCATTACATTTGGTGACAGATGTACTCGTGATAGGCGGAGGCCCTGCAGGAACATGGGCAGCCCTTACGGCCTCAGCGAAGGGTGCGAAAGTCGTCCTCGCAGATAAAGGCTATTGCGGTTCGAGCGGTGCAACGGCACCCTCGGGAACTGGGGTCTGGTATGTGAAGCCGGATGAAAAGCTCCGGGAGGAAGCTAAAGCAAGTCGTTATATATTGGGCGGTCAGTTGGCTGAATCGCGCTGGATGGACCGAGTGCTAGACCGTACCTATGCCAATATGAACAAACTTGGCGTTTCAGGATATCCATTCCCTGTAGATGAGCAGGGTAACCAATATCGTAAGAGTCTTCAGGGACCGGAATATATGAAATTAATGCGTAAGCTGGTGAAAAAGGCAGGCGTTAAAATTCTAGATCATAGCCCAGCCATGGAGCTCCTTGCGGATGAGCATGGCGTAGCTGGAGCGGCTGGAGTCCATACGCAGAGTGGTGAGACTTGGACGGTTCAGGCAGGAGCGGTTGTCATTGCTACCGGTGGGTGTGCTTTTTTAAGTAAGGCCCTCGGTTGTAATGTGTTGACCGGAGATGGCTATCTATTTGCAGCTGAGGCTGGGGCGAACTTGTCCGGTATGGAATTCTCCAATGCCTATGCTATCTGCCCTACGTTCTCCTCTGTGACCAAGACTGCGTATTACAACTATGCCAGCTTTTATTATGAGGATGGAAGCATTGTGGAAGGGGCGGGTTCCAAGAAAGGACGTTCAGTCATCGCACGGAATCTGATGGCAGGCAATCAGGTGTACGCCAAGCTGGATGGAGCACCAGAGGATTTAAGACCTCTTTTGCGGGTAGGACAAACGAACTTTTTCCTACCATTTGACCGCCAAGGAATCGATCCATTCAAGGATGCTTTTCCGGTTACGCTTCGTCTCGAAGGAACGGTTCGTGGGACGGGTGGTATTCATATCACGGATGAAAGCTGTGGTACAGGTGTCCCAGGTCTATACGCAGCAGGAGATGCTGCTACCCGTGAGCTGATTTGCGGAGGCTTTACTGGTGGAGGGAGCCATAATGCGGCTTGGGCCATGTCATCCGGCTCTTTTGCTGGTGAAGGAGCTGCTGTTTATGCTCAGAGTCTCGGATCGCATGTCGCACAACGTAATCCAGTAGGATTATCGTCCTCACCACTGGTACATCAGGAAGTGAAGCCGGGAGTGACAGCCCAAACGACAGAGGTTGTGTCTGCTGTGCAGGCTGAGGTGAAGCCGTATGACATTAATTTATTTCGTACGAACAAAGGACTGACCTCTTCATTAGGTCGTCTGGATGAACTATGGAAAGAACAACGCAGCCGCGAAATTCAGCTTACCCCTGAAGGGGTTAAAGCGCGTGAAGCAGAAGCCATGACCGCTACCGCCCGCTGGATGTACAATTCTGCGCTTGCCCGTACGGAGACGAGGGGCATGCATAAGCGTGAGGATTTTAAAGGAACGGATCAAGATCAGCATCATCGCTTGATTAGCGGTGGATTGGATCAGGTATGGGTGAAGACAGAAGCCGTGGCCAAGGAGGGTGTTCTATCATGA
- a CDS encoding ABC transporter permease yields the protein MSDGVEAILKNTTRARESLDSSDITPLSTKKLEKSVVPIAWKSLLSDWGTGAIIPVVTIVLWQLAGSTGLISAQFLPTPLSIAKAFSDLLVTGELTHHLGVSMGRAGIGFLIGGVLGLLFGVLTGLFRSVEYVLDPSVQVLRLVPHLAIAPLIILWFGFGEMSKVVIILTGSFFPLYINTFMGIRNVDNKLFEVSRVLGFSPYQKLRRLILPAALPGILLGLRLSLAVAWIGLVVAELIGSQSGIGFLINEAKQNSNTEVVFVGIIIFAIVGKLIDSLFRIIERKFLFWRDSYEG from the coding sequence ATGAGCGATGGAGTAGAAGCTATTTTAAAAAACACTACAAGAGCAAGGGAATCGCTGGATAGCAGTGATATTACTCCTTTATCGACTAAGAAATTGGAGAAATCTGTGGTACCTATAGCATGGAAATCTTTACTGTCAGATTGGGGAACCGGTGCTATCATTCCGGTGGTGACGATCGTCCTTTGGCAGCTGGCAGGAAGTACCGGACTGATCTCCGCACAGTTTCTTCCGACTCCGTTGTCGATCGCCAAAGCTTTTTCCGACCTATTGGTTACTGGAGAGTTAACTCATCACCTAGGTGTCAGTATGGGGAGAGCGGGAATTGGTTTTCTTATCGGAGGGGTTCTAGGTCTTTTATTCGGAGTACTGACTGGCTTGTTTCGCAGTGTGGAATATGTGCTCGATCCTAGCGTACAGGTGCTACGGCTTGTCCCTCATTTAGCTATAGCACCACTTATTATTTTGTGGTTCGGCTTTGGAGAGATGTCCAAAGTAGTGATCATTCTGACAGGGTCATTCTTTCCGCTCTATATTAATACATTTATGGGCATCCGGAATGTGGACAATAAGCTGTTCGAGGTATCTCGGGTGTTAGGCTTTAGCCCGTACCAGAAGCTGCGCAGGCTGATATTACCGGCAGCATTGCCCGGAATTTTGTTAGGATTACGGCTATCATTGGCTGTAGCGTGGATAGGTCTTGTTGTAGCTGAACTCATTGGATCACAGTCCGGCATCGGATTCTTGATCAATGAGGCGAAGCAAAATTCCAATACAGAGGTTGTGTTTGTAGGCATTATTATTTTTGCTATAGTCGGCAAGCTAATCGATTCTTTGTTCAGAATCATTGAACGTAAATTCTTGTTCTGGCGCGATAGTTACGAAGGGTAA
- a CDS encoding ABC transporter permease, with protein sequence MTNRAMAVRTSGRPGKVTTLGLGLLLPGTVLILWQILGHNGLISEMLFPTPYTIAESFVTLAASGDLWPNFKISLVRALSGFLLGGGLGLLLGILVGLFRRSEKLLDPSLQMIRMIPSLAVVPLFILWFGIGEESKVLLIAKGAFFPLYINTFMGIRGVDNKLFEVSRVLGFSPIKQVVRLVLPAALPNIILGVRLSLGLSWLGLVVAELIASTSGIGYMMSDARQFADTPVVFVGIIIFAIAGLVSDSIVRYIERRLLRWQDNYRG encoded by the coding sequence ATGACAAATCGGGCTATGGCCGTAAGAACTTCCGGACGCCCCGGAAAGGTAACCACATTGGGACTGGGCCTTCTGCTACCGGGCACTGTGCTGATTCTGTGGCAGATTCTTGGACACAATGGATTGATCTCAGAGATGCTGTTCCCGACACCGTATACCATTGCTGAATCTTTTGTAACCTTGGCCGCTTCTGGGGATTTATGGCCGAACTTTAAGATCAGCTTGGTCAGAGCCCTTTCTGGCTTCCTGCTCGGTGGTGGACTTGGTCTACTATTAGGCATTCTCGTAGGTCTGTTCCGCAGATCAGAGAAATTGCTAGATCCATCCCTGCAAATGATTCGCATGATACCAAGTTTGGCGGTAGTACCGCTGTTTATCTTATGGTTCGGGATCGGTGAGGAGTCCAAGGTGCTATTGATTGCTAAAGGAGCATTTTTCCCGCTGTACATTAATACGTTCATGGGCATTCGCGGCGTGGATAACAAGCTGTTCGAAGTATCTAGAGTGCTTGGATTTAGCCCTATAAAGCAAGTTGTAAGGCTAGTACTTCCAGCGGCGCTGCCGAACATTATTCTCGGAGTGCGCCTTTCCTTAGGGCTGTCTTGGCTAGGTCTGGTAGTGGCAGAGCTAATTGCATCCACTTCGGGCATTGGGTATATGATGTCGGACGCGCGTCAATTTGCGGATACACCTGTGGTGTTCGTGGGAATTATTATTTTTGCCATTGCAGGACTAGTGAGTGATTCTATTGTTCGCTACATTGAACGACGGCTGCTGAGATGGCAGGACAACTATCGTGGATAA
- a CDS encoding ABC transporter ATP-binding protein → MGEALLSISNLNKRFESSGGHVQALYNVDLHVQEGEFITVIGPSGCGKSTLLRIVAGLDSGYTGSVTLEGTEIGGPGIDKGFIFQEHRLFPWLTVEKNIASDLPLGNKEVRRKVDELIDLVKLNGFEKSYPRELSGGMAQRVAIARALLRNPKILLLDEPFGALDAFTRAHMQTVLLDIWRANKTTMIFVTHDIDEAVFLGNRVVILEPRPGKIRKIVPVDLPYPRKKTTSSFQELRLKVLNYFEKVDELELVDGAGI, encoded by the coding sequence ATGGGAGAAGCGTTGCTGTCGATTTCAAATCTAAATAAACGTTTTGAGTCTAGTGGAGGGCATGTTCAGGCACTGTATAATGTTGATCTCCATGTGCAGGAAGGGGAATTCATTACAGTGATCGGTCCCAGTGGCTGTGGCAAAAGCACGCTGCTGCGCATCGTGGCCGGTTTGGACAGTGGATATACGGGGAGTGTTACCTTAGAAGGGACGGAGATTGGAGGTCCCGGAATTGATAAGGGATTTATTTTTCAAGAGCATCGTCTCTTTCCTTGGCTCACTGTAGAGAAGAATATTGCTTCCGATTTGCCGCTAGGGAATAAGGAGGTTAGGCGGAAGGTCGATGAGTTGATCGATCTGGTGAAGCTAAATGGTTTTGAGAAATCCTATCCCCGGGAACTATCGGGAGGGATGGCCCAGCGGGTGGCGATAGCCCGTGCGCTCCTGCGAAATCCCAAAATTCTGCTCCTGGATGAACCGTTTGGTGCACTGGATGCGTTCACTAGAGCGCATATGCAGACGGTGTTACTGGACATTTGGCGGGCCAACAAAACGACCATGATTTTTGTAACGCATGATATTGATGAGGCTGTATTCCTAGGCAATCGGGTAGTCATTCTAGAACCGCGCCCAGGGAAAATACGTAAGATTGTGCCGGTTGATTTGCCATATCCGCGTAAAAAAACAACGTCTTCCTTTCAAGAGCTACGCCTGAAGGTACTGAATTATTTTGAAAAAGTAGATGAGCTTGAGCTTGTTGACGGGGCAGGAATATAG